A genomic region of Trifolium pratense cultivar HEN17-A07 linkage group LG3, ARS_RC_1.1, whole genome shotgun sequence contains the following coding sequences:
- the LOC123914158 gene encoding IQ domain-containing protein IQM2 gives MGISFSCPFANYNDVEDDIDSMVVKSINFGNDEIKTPVRSISFKSEDLEPTVLKSVGSGKMTIETSVSFKRNDFDNILSTNTLSFDKENNNNMLISKKSSEFDDLSIKSERQEVESIQSALMNPNSPKHIAALKLQKVYKSFRTRRKLADCAILVEQSWWKLLDFAELKRSSISFFDIEKHETAISRWSRARTRAAKVGKGLSKNEKAQKLALQHWLEAIDPRHRYGHNLHFYYDKWLQCQSREPFFYWLDIGEGREVNLEKCSRSKLQLQCIKYLGPMERFAYEVVVEDGKFFYKQSGELLHTAAEDAHAKWIFVLSTSKSLYVGKKTKGSFQHSSFLAGGATSSAGRLVIENGVLKAVWPHSGHYRPTEENFKEFISFLQENSVNLSDVKMDPVDEVDEFRSSRSSGHLRNHSSEEDYAENINGVVIEGTGVQDLLLKKVDLIETESQPALIASGTRQFQILGRKLANLQIPKRDLVVEGLKNENESTTQTYPSSQMESLTSSGEETEEALVSELDRTVSKKNFDDDDDIEIIPEESILKRINSHKETKSYQLGKQLSFKWTTGAGPRIGCVRDYPCELQFRALEQVNLSPRSGARTKSSFTLRSTSSLNSNSCLSSLSGETETEPLLVENKSMSQRSEFSPLMRGTSVIPVIHMTHE, from the exons CTACAATGATGTTGAAGATGACATAGATTCCATGGTTGTAAAATCCATCAACTTTGGCAATGATGAAATCAAAACACCAGTAAGATCAATCAGTTTCAAAAGTGAAGATTTAGAACCTACCGTCCTTAAATCTGTAGGTTCTGGAAAGATGACAATTGAAACATCTGTGAGCTTTAAAAGAAATGATTTTGATAACATTTTATCAACAAACACACTTTCATTTGACAAAGAAAATAACAATAACATGTTGATTAGCAAAAAGAGTAGCGAATTCGATGATTTGTCTATTAAGTCAGAACGTCAAGAAGTGGAATCAATTCAATCAGCACTTATGAATCCAAACAGCCCTAAACACATTGCTGCGCTTAAATTGCAGAAAGTATATAAGAGCTTTCGTACAAGGCGAAAGCTAGCAGATTGCGCAATTCTTGTTGAACAAAGCTG GTGGAAGCTCTTAGATTTCGCTGAACTCAAACGCAGTTCTATATCTTTCTTCGACATTGAGAAACATGAAACCGCGATTTCACGTTGGTCTAGAGCTAGAACTAGAGCTGCTAAGGTTGGAAAAGGTTTATCTAAAAATGAGAAAGCACAAAAACTTGCTCTGCAGCATTGGCTCGAAGCG ATTGACCCACGACATCGCTATGGACATAATCTACACTTTTATTATGATAAATGGCTTCAATGTCAGAGCCGAGAACCCTTCTTCTACTGGTTAGATATAGGAGAAGGAAGGGAAGTAAATCTCGAGAAGTGCTCTCGATCTAAACTTCAACTACAGTGTATTAAATATCTCGGTCCG ATGGAAAGGTTCGCTTATGAAGTTGTCGTGGAGGACGGGAAATTCTTCTACAAGCAATCAGGAGAGCTTCTCCACACCGCTGCAGAAGACGCGCATGCGAAGTGGATTTTTGTCTTAAGCACTTCTAAGTCATTGTATGTTGGAAAGAAGACAAAAGGTTCATTTCAGCATTCTAGCTTCTTGGCTGGAGGGGCTACATCTTCTGCCGGAAGATTGGTGATTGAAAATGGTGTCTTGAAG GCAGTTTGGCCTCACAGCGGTCATTACCGACCAACCGAAGAAAactttaaggagtttatttcatTCCTTCAAGAGAACAGTGTGAACCTTTCAGATGTCAAG ATGGATCCAGTTGACGAGGTTGACGAATTCCGTTCTTCTAGAAGCAGTGGTCATCTTAGAAACCACTCATCTGAAGAGGACTACGCTGAGAACATAAACGGTGTGGTGATTGAAGGGACTGGTGTCCAAGACTTGCTTTTGAAGAAGGTTGATTTGATAGAAACCGAAAGCCAGCCTGCATTGATTGCTTCCGGCACAAGGCAGTTCCAAATACTTGGAAGAAAACTGGCCAATCTTCAAATACCGAAAAGGGATCTAGTGGTTGAAGGACTTAAAAATGAGAACGAAAGTACCACACAAACTTACCCGAGTTCCCAAATGGAATCTCTTACGAGTAGTGGTGAAGAAACAGAAGAAGCACTTGTATCAGAGCTAGATCGTACAGTTTCAAAGAAAAACTTCGATGATGACGATGATATAGAAATCATTCCAGAAGAGTCGATACTTAAAAGAATCAACTCgcataaagaaacaaaatcatatCAACTAGGGAAGCAGTTATCTTTCAAATGGACAACCGGAGCTGGACCACGCATTGGCTGTGTAAGGGATTACCCTTGCGAACTCCAGTTTCGAGCATTAGAACAAGTTAATCTGTCTCCAAGAAGCGGAGCACGCACCAAATCGTCCTTCACTCTTAGGAGCACCAGTAGTTTGAACTCGAATTCATGCCTTTCAAGTTTAAGTGGCGAAACAGAAACCGAACCACTACTCGTCGAAAATAAAAGTATGTCTCAAAGATCAGAATTCTCTCCATTGATGAGAGGAACATCAGTGATACCAGTAATTCATATGACTCATGAATGA
- the LOC123914159 gene encoding uncharacterized protein LOC123914159 isoform X1, giving the protein MPKVRDWSLSYPYWDGCGRYPYPPIDFDPPRPRLASVDEMKEWDDTKCPICMEIPHNTVVLKCSSYDKGCRPYMCNTSSRHSNCLDQFCKSFDSSLSSSKLEEIPLVATTASNSSQCGNRLQPKLTCPLCRGGIYGYMVSETARRYMNSKLRSCSSETCEFQGTYPELRKHARVEHPTVRPTEVDPSRQGDWERMEQQRELEDVISSMNERYSAENSGEDTILSGSMHDLMSLVAYQLLTVEEGASLISSLWSDPTPRPRMSLHDRRYETVHRVSNVTQTNQSARWRSGLPSTHHHRRIHRAGSRINPSSSHDPEGAILMSSLWSDPTPRPRMSLHDRRYETVHRVSNVTQTNQSARWRSGLPSTHHHRRIGSRINPSSSHDPEGARLMSSLWSDPTPRPRNE; this is encoded by the coding sequence ATGCCAAAGGTTAGGGATTGGAGTTTGTCGTACCCCTATTGGGATGGATGTGGACGCTATCCCTATCCGCCGATCGATTTTGATCCACCTAGACCTAGGCTTGCATCAGTTGACGAAATGAAAGAATGGGATGACACTAAATGTCCCATTTGTATGGAAATTCCTCACAACACTGTTGTTCTCAAGTGTTCTTCTTATGATAAGGGTTGCCGTCCTTACATGTGCAATACCAGTTCCAGGCACTCCAACTGTCTTGACCAATTCTGCAAGTCATTTGATTCTAGTCTCTCATCATCAAAGCTGGAAGAAATCCCTCTTGTCGCAACCACAGCCTCCAATTCATCTCAATGTGGGAACCGTTTGCAGCCAAAACTTACCTGCCCTCTTTGCCGGGGAGGAATATATGGATATATGGTTTCCGAGACTGCTCGAAGGTATATGAATTCTAAACTAAGGAGTTGTTCTTCTGAGACTTGTGAATTCCAGGGAACATATCCAGAACTCAGGAAGCATGCTAGGGTTGAGCATCCTACCGTTCGACCAACGGAGGTGGATCCCTCACGACAGGGTGATTGGGAAAGGATGGAACAGCAAAGGGAGCTTGAAGATGTTATTAGCTCAATGAATGAAAGGTATAGTGCTGAAAACAGTGGCGAAGACACCATATTGTCTGGGAGTATGCATGACTTGATGTCCCTTGTCGCGTATCAATTGTTGACTGTTGAAGAGGGCGCTAGCTTGATTTCTAGTTTGTGGTCTGATCCAACTCCAAGACCTAGAATGTCATTGCATGACAGGAGATATGAAACAGTGCACAGGGTATCAAATGTTACACAGACTAATCAATCAGCGAGATGGAGATCCGGTTTACCTTCAACACATCACCACCGGAGAATTCATAGAGCTGGATCGAGAATTAATCCGTCATCATCTCATGATCCTGAGGGCGCTATATTGATGTCTAGTTTGTGGTCTGATCCGACTCCAAGACCTAGAATGTCATTGCATGACAGGAGATATGAAACAGTGCACAGGGTCTCAAATGTTACTCAGACTAATCAATCAGCTAGATGGAGATCCGGTTTACCTTCAACACATCACCACCGGAGAATTGGATCGAGAATTAATCCCTCATCATCACATGATCCTGAGGGCGCTAGATTGATGTCTAGTTTGTGGTCTGATCCAACTCCAAGACCTAGAAAtgaatag
- the LOC123914159 gene encoding uncharacterized protein LOC123914159 isoform X2, producing the protein MPKVRDWSLSYPYWDGCGRYPYPPIDFDPPRPRLASVDEMKEWDDTKCPICMEIPHNTVVLKCSSYDKGCRPYMCNTSSRHSNCLDQFCKSFDSSLSSSKLEEIPLVATTASNSSQCGNRLQPKLTCPLCRGGIYGYMVSETARRYMNSKLRSCSSETCEFQGTYPELRKHARVEHPTVRPTEVDPSRQGDWERMEQQRELEDVISSMNERYSAENSGEDTILSGSMHDLMSLVAYQLLTVEEGASLISSLWSDPTPRPRMSLHDRRYETVHRVSNVTQTNQSARWRSGLPSTHHHRRIHRAGSRINPSSSHDPEGAILMSSLWSDPTPRPRMSLHDRRYETVHRVSNVTQTNQSARWRSGLPSTHHHRRIGSRINPSSSHDPEGARLMSSLCVCKIL; encoded by the exons ATGCCAAAGGTTAGGGATTGGAGTTTGTCGTACCCCTATTGGGATGGATGTGGACGCTATCCCTATCCGCCGATCGATTTTGATCCACCTAGACCTAGGCTTGCATCAGTTGACGAAATGAAAGAATGGGATGACACTAAATGTCCCATTTGTATGGAAATTCCTCACAACACTGTTGTTCTCAAGTGTTCTTCTTATGATAAGGGTTGCCGTCCTTACATGTGCAATACCAGTTCCAGGCACTCCAACTGTCTTGACCAATTCTGCAAGTCATTTGATTCTAGTCTCTCATCATCAAAGCTGGAAGAAATCCCTCTTGTCGCAACCACAGCCTCCAATTCATCTCAATGTGGGAACCGTTTGCAGCCAAAACTTACCTGCCCTCTTTGCCGGGGAGGAATATATGGATATATGGTTTCCGAGACTGCTCGAAGGTATATGAATTCTAAACTAAGGAGTTGTTCTTCTGAGACTTGTGAATTCCAGGGAACATATCCAGAACTCAGGAAGCATGCTAGGGTTGAGCATCCTACCGTTCGACCAACGGAGGTGGATCCCTCACGACAGGGTGATTGGGAAAGGATGGAACAGCAAAGGGAGCTTGAAGATGTTATTAGCTCAATGAATGAAAGGTATAGTGCTGAAAACAGTGGCGAAGACACCATATTGTCTGGGAGTATGCATGACTTGATGTCCCTTGTCGCGTATCAATTGTTGACTGTTGAAGAGGGCGCTAGCTTGATTTCTAGTTTGTGGTCTGATCCAACTCCAAGACCTAGAATGTCATTGCATGACAGGAGATATGAAACAGTGCACAGGGTATCAAATGTTACACAGACTAATCAATCAGCGAGATGGAGATCCGGTTTACCTTCAACACATCACCACCGGAGAATTCATAGAGCTGGATCGAGAATTAATCCGTCATCATCTCATGATCCTGAGGGCGCTATATTGATGTCTAGTTTGTGGTCTGATCCGACTCCAAGACCTAGAATGTCATTGCATGACAGGAGATATGAAACAGTGCACAGGGTCTCAAATGTTACTCAGACTAATCAATCAGCTAGATGGAGATCCGGTTTACCTTCAACACATCACCACCGGAGAATTGGATCGAGAATTAATCCCTCATCATCACATGATCCTGAGGGCGCTAGATTGATGTCTAGTTTGTG TGTGTGCAAAATACTTTGA
- the LOC123914160 gene encoding uncharacterized protein LOC123914160 — protein sequence MPKVRDWSLSYPYWDGCGRYPYPPIDFDPPRPRLASFDEMKEWDEIKCPICMEIPHNTVLLKCSSYDKGCRPYMCNTSSRHSNCLDQFCKSFDSSLSSSKLEEIPLVATTASNSSQCGNRLQPKLSCPLCRGRIYGYMVSETARRYMNSKLRSCSSETCEFQGTYPELRKHARVEHPTVRPTEVDPSRQGDWERMEQQRELEDVISSMNERYSAENSGEDTILSGSMHDLMSLVAYQLLTVEEGASLISSLWSDPTPRPRMSLHDRRYETVHRVSNVTQTNQSARWRSGLPSTHHHRRIHRAGLRINPSSSHDPEGAILMSSLWSDPTPRPRMSLHDRRYETVHRVSISNVTQTNQSARWRSGLPSTHHHRRIGSRINPSSSHDPEGAR from the coding sequence ATGCCAAAGGTTAGAGATTGGAGTTTGTCGTACCCCTATTGGGATGGATGTGGACGCTATCCCTATCCGCCGATCGATTTTGATCCACCTAGACCTAGGCTTGCATCTTTTGATGAAATGAAAGAATGGGATGAAATTAAATGTCCCATTTGTATGGAAATTCCTCACAACACTGTTCTTCTCAAGTGTTCTTCTTATGATAAGGGTTGCCGTCCTTACATGTGCAATACCAGTTCCAGGCACTCCAACTGTCTTGACCAATTCTGCAAGTCATTTGATTCTAGTCTCTCGTCATCAAAGCTGGAAGAAATCCCTCTTGTCGCAACCACAGCCTCGAATTCATCTCAATGTGGGAACCGTTTGCAGCCAAAACTTAGCTGCCCTCTTTGCCGGGGAAGAATATATGGATATATGGTTTCCGAGACTGCTCGAAGGTATATGAATTCTAAACTAAGGAGTTGTTCTTCCGAGACTTGTGAATTCCAGGGAACATATCCAGAACTCAGGAAGCATGCTAGGGTTGAGCATCCTACAGTTCGACCAACGGAGGTGGATCCCTCACGACAGGGTGATTGGGAAAGGATGGAACAACAAAGGGAGCTTGAAGATGTTATTAGCTCAATGAATGAAAGGTATAGTGCTGAAAACAGTGGCGAAGACACCATATTGTCTGGGAGTATGCATGACTTGATGTCCCTTGTCGCGTATCAATTGTTGACTGTTGAAGAGGGCGCTAGCTTGATTTCTAGTTTGTGGTCTGATCCAACTCCAAGACCTAGAATGTCATTGCATGACAGGAGATATGAAACAGTGCACAGGGTATCAAATGTTACACAGACTAATCAATCAGCTAGATGGAGATCCGGTTTACCTTCAACACATCACCACCGGAGAATTCATAGAGCTGGATTGAGAATTAATCCGTCATCATCTCATGATCCTGAGGGCGCTATATTGATGTCTAGTTTGTGGTCTGATCCGACTCCAAGACCTAGAATGTCATTGCATGACAGGAGATATGAAACAGTGCACAGGGTCTCAATCTCAAATGTTACTCAGACTAATCAATCAGCTAGATGGAGATCCGGTTTACCTTCAACACATCACCACCGGAGAATTGGATCGAGAATTAATCCCTCATCATCTCATGATCCTGAAGGCGCTAGATAG
- the LOC123914161 gene encoding probable hexosyltransferase MUCI70 isoform X1, protein MENDLQKSISSRLNRRGDRSNLNPQAKDFEVGLFSSGRVPQDYPMKIVWKKGFVRLVLVGGILWMLLILIALLFHIWSCQSSVSFLSAMCNKDSKVYTMLDTMGLVTKPHRCPIPVSNDPDKIVIPTERTSNKVVKKLLYVTEDEVPNNSSESSPLFGGHISWKQREESFKLKSNMKVHCGFIQGGGAEMDPVDIKYVKKCKFVVASGIFDGYDIPHQPSNISLRSKKLFCFLMVVDEVSLEFMRENTTVKEDNAGGKWVGIWRLVLLKNQPYDEPRRNGKVPKIITHRLFPQAHYSIWIDGKMELVVDPLLILERYLWRGKNTFAIAQHKHHRNIYEEADANKRRKRYARPLIDLHMKIYYYEGMKPWSSNKKTISDVPEGAIIIREHTAVNNLFSCLWFNEVHLFTPRDQLSFGYVAYRLGDAFEFFMFPNCEYNSLFVLHPHTREHSSPIEWVKQLDQLKKNSNLKESRGGLGLFTPYPGDLNSVVLPQITRTSKAG, encoded by the exons ATGGAGAATGATCTACAAAAGTCTATATCTTCGCGCCTAAATCGTAGAGGAGATCGAAGTAATCTAAATCCTCAAGCTAAAG ATTTTGAAGTCGGATTATTTTCTTCAGGGAGGGTACCCCAAGATTATCCCATGAAGATTGTTTGGAAGAAAGGGTTTGTTCGATTGGTTCTTGTAGGAGGGATCTTGTGGATGTTGTTAATTCTTATTGCATTGTTGTTTCATATTTGGTCTTGTCAATCTTCTGTCTCCTTTTTATCAG CCATGTGTAACAAAGATAGCAAGGTTTACACCATGTTAGACACTATGGGACTTGTAACAAAACCTCACA GATGTCCCATTCCTGTTTCCAATGACCCTGATAAAATAGTTATCCCTACTGAAAGAACTTCCAACAAAGttgtcaaaaaattattgtatgttACCGAAGATGAGGTTCCAAATAATAGTTCTGAGTCGTCTCCTCTTTTTGGAGGCCATATAAGTTGGAAACAGAGGGAGGAGAGTTTCAAACTGAAGTCAAATATGAAG GTGCACTGTGGATTTATCCAAGGTGGTGGTGCTGAAATGGATCCTGTAGACATTAAATATGTTAAGAAATGCAAATTTGTTGTTGCATCTGGCATTTTTGACGGCTATGATATACCTCATCAACCATCAAATATAAGCCTTCGGTCAAAGAAACTTTTTTGCTTTCTTATGGTGGTGGATGAGGTATCTCTGGAATTCATGAGGGAAAATACTACTGTGAAAGAAGACAATGCTGGTGGAAAATGGGTGGGAATTTGGCGACTTGTTCTTCTTAAGAATCAACCTTATGATGAACCAAGAAGGAATGGGAAGGTTCCTAAAATAATAACTCACAGGTTGTTTCCTCAAGCACATTATAGTATATGGATTGATGGTAAAATGGAGCTGGTAGTTGATCCATTGCTAATCCTagaaag ATACCTTTGGCGAGGGAAAAATACATTTGCCATTGCTCAACATAAGCATCACCGTAATATATACGAGGAGGCTGATGCAAACAAAAGGCGAAAGCGATATGCACGACCCCTTATTGATCTCCACATGAAAATCTACTATTATGAGGGGATGAAACCATGGAGTTCAAATAAAAAGACTATTAGCG ATGTACCAGAGGGAGCGATTATCATTCGAGAACATACGGCCGTGAATAACTTGTTTAGCTGCTTGTGGTTCAACGAGGTTCACCTCTTCACGCCCAGAGATCAGCTGAGTTTTGGCTATGTTGCGTACAGATTAGGGGACGCGTTTGAATTCTTCATGTTTCCAAACTGTGAATACAATTCACTGTTTGTGCTGCACCCTCACACAAGAGAGCACTCTTCTCCCATAGAATGGGTTAAACAGTTGGATCAACTTAAAAAGAATAGTAATTTAAAAGAAAGTAGGGGAGGATTAGGCTTGTTTACACCTTATCCTGGTGATCTTAATTCAGTTGTTCTGCCGCAAATAACAAGAACATCAAAAGCAGGATga
- the LOC123914161 gene encoding probable hexosyltransferase MUCI70 isoform X2 yields the protein MKIVWKKGFVRLVLVGGILWMLLILIALLFHIWSCQSSVSFLSAMCNKDSKVYTMLDTMGLVTKPHRCPIPVSNDPDKIVIPTERTSNKVVKKLLYVTEDEVPNNSSESSPLFGGHISWKQREESFKLKSNMKVHCGFIQGGGAEMDPVDIKYVKKCKFVVASGIFDGYDIPHQPSNISLRSKKLFCFLMVVDEVSLEFMRENTTVKEDNAGGKWVGIWRLVLLKNQPYDEPRRNGKVPKIITHRLFPQAHYSIWIDGKMELVVDPLLILERYLWRGKNTFAIAQHKHHRNIYEEADANKRRKRYARPLIDLHMKIYYYEGMKPWSSNKKTISDVPEGAIIIREHTAVNNLFSCLWFNEVHLFTPRDQLSFGYVAYRLGDAFEFFMFPNCEYNSLFVLHPHTREHSSPIEWVKQLDQLKKNSNLKESRGGLGLFTPYPGDLNSVVLPQITRTSKAG from the exons ATGAAGATTGTTTGGAAGAAAGGGTTTGTTCGATTGGTTCTTGTAGGAGGGATCTTGTGGATGTTGTTAATTCTTATTGCATTGTTGTTTCATATTTGGTCTTGTCAATCTTCTGTCTCCTTTTTATCAG CCATGTGTAACAAAGATAGCAAGGTTTACACCATGTTAGACACTATGGGACTTGTAACAAAACCTCACA GATGTCCCATTCCTGTTTCCAATGACCCTGATAAAATAGTTATCCCTACTGAAAGAACTTCCAACAAAGttgtcaaaaaattattgtatgttACCGAAGATGAGGTTCCAAATAATAGTTCTGAGTCGTCTCCTCTTTTTGGAGGCCATATAAGTTGGAAACAGAGGGAGGAGAGTTTCAAACTGAAGTCAAATATGAAG GTGCACTGTGGATTTATCCAAGGTGGTGGTGCTGAAATGGATCCTGTAGACATTAAATATGTTAAGAAATGCAAATTTGTTGTTGCATCTGGCATTTTTGACGGCTATGATATACCTCATCAACCATCAAATATAAGCCTTCGGTCAAAGAAACTTTTTTGCTTTCTTATGGTGGTGGATGAGGTATCTCTGGAATTCATGAGGGAAAATACTACTGTGAAAGAAGACAATGCTGGTGGAAAATGGGTGGGAATTTGGCGACTTGTTCTTCTTAAGAATCAACCTTATGATGAACCAAGAAGGAATGGGAAGGTTCCTAAAATAATAACTCACAGGTTGTTTCCTCAAGCACATTATAGTATATGGATTGATGGTAAAATGGAGCTGGTAGTTGATCCATTGCTAATCCTagaaag ATACCTTTGGCGAGGGAAAAATACATTTGCCATTGCTCAACATAAGCATCACCGTAATATATACGAGGAGGCTGATGCAAACAAAAGGCGAAAGCGATATGCACGACCCCTTATTGATCTCCACATGAAAATCTACTATTATGAGGGGATGAAACCATGGAGTTCAAATAAAAAGACTATTAGCG ATGTACCAGAGGGAGCGATTATCATTCGAGAACATACGGCCGTGAATAACTTGTTTAGCTGCTTGTGGTTCAACGAGGTTCACCTCTTCACGCCCAGAGATCAGCTGAGTTTTGGCTATGTTGCGTACAGATTAGGGGACGCGTTTGAATTCTTCATGTTTCCAAACTGTGAATACAATTCACTGTTTGTGCTGCACCCTCACACAAGAGAGCACTCTTCTCCCATAGAATGGGTTAAACAGTTGGATCAACTTAAAAAGAATAGTAATTTAAAAGAAAGTAGGGGAGGATTAGGCTTGTTTACACCTTATCCTGGTGATCTTAATTCAGTTGTTCTGCCGCAAATAACAAGAACATCAAAAGCAGGATga